The DNA window GGCGTGCGGGCGCTTGTAATCCTCGCCGATCTCGGCGAGCACGTCGCACGCCACGGCGAGGATCGCCGAGACGAACACATCCTCGACGGCGAAGCTCATCACCTTGGGCAGCAGTTCGTCGTCGTAGCGTGCCGACTTCATCTCTTCGAGCAGCCACAGATAGCGGTCGTACTCGATGTCCGAAGGGCGCTGGCTGGCATCGGTGACGATCGCGTTGTCCTCGCGCTGGTATTCGGGCACGCGGCCGGGAACCACGTTGGCATACGCGCTGTCCCACCGCGGCGAGTTGTCCATGCCGGATTCCCAGCCGTGGTACAGCGTGACCCGGCCTCGTGAGCGCGGGTCGCGGGCTTCGGCGAGCCAGCGGTGCCACTGGACCAGGTCTGCCCACCGGCGGTCGAGGAACGCCTCGGCGACGGCCCGGGTCGACCGTCCGCGGCTGCGCGCATGGTCGAGGATGCGTTGTACGGCGATCGCATGCACCGGCGGCTGAGTGATACCCGACGTGTGCCGGATGCGGGGCGCGTTGACGGCCAGAGCCGAGGTCGCCCACCGCGCGGGCCCGGGGAAGTAGCCGTCGACGCCGTTCGCGAAGACGATGTGCGGAATCATGCCGTTGGCCCACTGGGCTGACAGCAGCGTGTCGAGTTCGACCACCGCGCGTTCGACGCTCAGCGGCGCCAGGCCGATCGCCACAAAAGCGGCGTCCCAACTCCACATATGCGGGTACAGCAGCGGTGCCGCAGTCGTCATCGTGCCCAGGTCGTTGCCGCGCAACAAATACGCGGCGCGCGCCGCCAGTTGGGTCGGAGCGAAGCTCGAATCGTGGGCCATCGCCTCAATGATGCGTCGGCCGGGCGCGACTTGCAGGTCGGTAGGGTGTCTTCGTGTCGAATGTCGCCGCCGCGGCGGCTCGGATGCCCAGTGCGATGATCACCGGGGCCTCGCGAGGGCTCGGCCCAGCCGTCGCCGCCGCGCTCGCGCCGACCCACACCCTGTTCCTTGCGGGGCGGCCGTCAGCCGAGCTCGACGCGGTCGCCGAGGAGTTCGGGGCCACCACGTGGCCGGTGGATTTCAACGATCCCGACGCCATTGCAGCGGCCGTCGAACCGATCGTGGAGCTGGACGTGCTGATCCACAACGCGGGTGTGGCCTACCCTGCCACCGTCGCCGAGTCGACCGTCGACGAGTGGCAAGACACCATGACCGTGAATGTGATTGGCCCGGTCGCACTTACGCTGCCGTTGCTGCCGGCGTTGCGCAGTGCAGGCGGCCACGTCGTGTTCGTGAACTCCGGCGCGGGCATCAACGCCTCCCCTGGCCTGGCCTCCTACACCGCGAGCAAGTTCGCGCTGCGCGGGTTCGCGAACTCCCTGCGCAACGACGAGCCCTCGCTGCGGGTGACCTCGGTACACCCGGGCCGGATCGCCACCGAGATGCAGGAGCGGCTGGTGGCCTACGAGGGCCGCGAGTACGCGCCCGCGCAGTTTCTCAGCCCGCAGACTGTCGCCAAAGTCATAGCCGACGCGGTCAACGCGCCGCGCGACGCCCACATCCACGAGGTCATCGTCCGCCACCGCTGACTCCGGTGCGATTTCGGTGCGCTGACTACCGCTGAAGGCATGGTTCGCGCACCGAAATCGCAACTAGGCGACGATGTTGACCAGGCGGCCCGCCACCACGATCACCTTCTTGGGCGTGGCGCCGCCGAGGAACTCCTGCACCTTCGGATCGGCCAGCGCCGCGGCCTCCAGCGTGTCGGCCGCAGCGTCGGCGGCCACGGTGATTCGCCCGCGGACCTTGCCGTTGACCTGAACCGGCAGTTCGACGGTGTCCTCGACGAGGTACTGCGGGTCGGCCACCGGGAACGGGCCGTGCGCCAGCGAGGTGCCGTGGCCCAACCGCTGCCACAGTTCCTCCGCCAGATGGGGCGCCAGCGGCGCGACCATCAGCACCAGCGGCTCCAACGCCGCCCGCGCCGTCACGCCCTGCTTGGTCAGGTGGTTGGTGTATTCGATCAGCTTGGCCGCGGCGGTGTTGTTGCGCAGGTTGGTGTAGTCGTCAGACACCCCGGCGATCGTGCGGTGCAACAGGCGCAGCGTGTCGTCCTCCAACGCCTGGTGCGCGCCCGACCGTTCCGAGCCGGTCTGCTCGTCGACCACCAACCGCCACACCCGCTGCAGGAACCGATACGCGCCCACGACATCCTTGGTCGCCCAGGGCCGCGACGCCTCCAGCGGACCCATCGACATCTCGTAGACCCGCAGTGTGTCCGCACCGTAGTGGTCGCAGATCTCGTCGGGGGACACCGAGTTCTTCAGGCTCTTGCCGATCTTGCCGAACTCCTGGAACACCTCGATCTCACCGGTCGGCGACGCCCAGAAGAACTTGCCTTGCCGCTCAACGACTTCGGCGGCAGGAACGTAGGAGCCGCGAGAGTCGGTGTACGCGAACGCCTGGATATACCCCTGGTTGATCAGCCGGCGATACGGTTCACGCGAGCTGACGTGCCCCAGGTCGTAGAGCACCTTGTGCCAGAACCGGCAATACAACAGGTGCAGCACGGCATGCTCGACGCCGCCGACGTAGAGGTCGACACCGCCGGGGTCTTTGGGCCCGTGTTCGGCGGGTCGGGGACCCATCCAGTAGGCCTCGTTCTCCTTGGCGCACAACTCGTCTTGGTTGTGCGGGTCGGTGTAGCGCAGCTCGTACCAGGAGCTGGCCGCCCACTGCGGCATGACGTTGGTGTCACGGGTGTAGGGCTGCAAGCCGTCGCCGAGATCCATTTCGACGTTGACCCAATCGGTCGCCTTGCCCAGCGGCGGCGAGGGCTCGCTGTCGGCGTCGTCGGGATCGAACTGTGAGGGCGCGTAATCCGGTAGGTCGGGCAGCTCGACGGGCAGCGCCGAATCGGGCAAGGGGTGCGCTCGGCCGTCGGCGTCATAGACGATCGGAAAGGGCTCACCCCAGTACCTCTGCCGCGCGAACAGCCAGTCACGCAGCTTGTACTCGACGCGGGACTGCCCACGCCCGTCGGCGACCAACCGATTGGTGATCGCCTCCTTCGCCGATGCGACGGAGAGGCCGTTGAGATAGTCGGAGTTGACCAGCTCGCCATCGCCGGAGTACGCCGCATCCGAAACGGAACCGCCGCCAATCACTTCGATGATCGGCAACCCGAATTCACTGGCGAACTCCCAGTCTCGCTGATCGTGGCCCGGCACCGCCATGATCGCCCCGGTGCCGTAGCCCAGTAGCACGTAATCCGCGATGAACACCGGAATCTGTTCACCGTTGGCCGGATTCGTCGCGTACGCGCCGAGGAACACACCCGTCTTGGACTTGTTCTCCTGGCGCTCGAGATCCGACTTGGCCGCAACCGAAGCGCGGTAGGCGGCAACGGCGTCCGCGGGCGACGCCGCACCGAAGGTCCAGCGCGAGTCGACGTCGCCGGGCCACTGCGCGGCGACCAGCACGTCGACCAGCTCGTGCTCGGGCGCCAGCACCAGGTACGTCGCACCGAACAAGGTGTCGGGCCTAGTGGTGAACACCTCGATGTCGCCGGCTTCGGTGGCGAACTGGACCGCGGCCCCGGTGGACCGGCCGATCCAGTTGCGCTGCATGGTCTTGACCTTGTCCGGCCAGTCCAGCAAGTCGAGGTCGTCAAGCAGCCGATCGGAGTACACGGTGATGCGCATCATCCACTGCCGCAACCGTTTCCGGAACACCGGGAAGTTGCCCCGGTCACTTCGGCCATCGGAGGTGACCTCCTCGTTGGCCAGCACGGTGCCCAGACCGGGGCACCAGTTCACCATCGAATCGGCCCGGTACACCAGCCGATAGGAGTCGACGGCATCAGCGCGTTCGTCGGCGCTCAACTCCGACCAAACCCGGCCATCGTCCAACGTCCTGCTACCCGAGTCGAGTTCGGCGATCAGTTCGGCAATCGGTCTCGCCTTGTCGGCCGACGGATCGAACCAGGCGTTGTAAATCTGCAGAAAGATCCACTGCGTCCACTTGTAGAAGTCGACGTCAGTGGTGGAGAAGCTGCGTCGCGCGTCGTGACCCAACCCCAGCCTGCCCAGTTGGCGGCGGAAATTGACGATGTTGGCTTCGGTACGGGTGCGCGGATGCGTGCCGGTCTGAATGGCGTACTGCTCAGCAGGCAGCCCGAAGGCATCGAAACCCAACGCGTGCAAGACGTTACGGCCGGCCATCCGGTAATAGCGCGCGTAGACGTCCGTCGCGATATACCCGAGCGGGTGTCCGACGTGCAGACCCTCTCCTGATGGGTAAGGGAACATGTCCTGCACGAACATCTTGTCGGCGGGCAGCGCGCGGTCGGGCTCCGACAACGACCCCACCGGGTTGGGCACGTTGAACGTGCCCGAATCCGCCCACCTCTGCTGCCAGGCGTGCTCGATCCGCCCAGCGAGCTCCGCGGTGTAGCGGTGCGGCGGGACGTCGATGCCGGCGTCGGGCGAGTCAGTCACCTGGACAGGGTATAAGCCCGCCATTCGGTACAGGCGTCGGCCACGGGTTGGTCTCGGTTGCATCACCGGTGGGTCAGAACAAGGTTGCAGGTCCATTCCAGGCCTAGTGACCGTCGCTTCCGCGTGGATACAGTCGGCGCCTGACCCAAACGGTTGACGAGCGCGACAGAGAAAGGACCGGCGGTGATGAACGAGAACGCCCGACGCTGGAGGACTCCGGCTACCAGTGTGGCTGCGGCTACCGTCGGCGTCTTCATGCTCGCAGGCGCCACCGCCTCGGCCCAGCCCGCGCAGCCGCTGCCTCCACAGCCCGGTCCGTCTGTGGTGACGCAGTCCGCCGCGACGCCCAACACCGCGCTCACGCCCGCAGTCCCCAACACCGCTCTGACTGTTCCGGCCACCCCCCAGACCGCACTGACCCCAGCTGTGCCCAATGCGGCCCTGACCCAGCCGGCCGTCGCGGCGGCAGCGGCGCCGGGTGGTATCGCGACGCCACAGGTCGGAGTTCCGGCCCAGGCGGCGATCACTCCTGCCACGGCTGGCACGGTCTACGACTTCTTCAGAGACAAGGGCGTCGCCCTCGAGCCTCAGGTCAGCCAGGACTTCAAGGCCCTCAACATCGTGCTGCCGATGCCGCGCGGCTGGGCGCACGTCCCCGACCCCAATGTCACCGACGCTTTCGCCGTGATCGCCGACCGGGTTGGCGGCAACGGTCTGTACTCGTCGAACGCTCAGGTCCAGGTGTACAAGCTGGTCGGTGAATTCGACCCGCGAGAGGCCATCAGCCACGGGTTCGTCGACAGCCAGCAGTTGCCCGCCTGGCGATCGACCAATGGGTCGATGGGCGAGGTCGGTGGCATGACGATGTCAACGATCGAAGGCACCTACCGCGAGAACTCCATGACGCTGGACACCTCGCGTCGCCACGTCATCGCCACCAACGGCCCGGACAAATACCTGGTGTCGCTCGCGGTGACCACCAGCGAAGACCAGGTCGTCGCGGCGGGCGAGGCCACCGATGCCATCGTCAACGGCTTCAAGGTCAGCATTCCGGCACCCCCGGGGGCCACCCCACCCGCCGCACCAGCTGCCGCACCGGCGGCGCCTGCCCCGGCCGTCGCGGTCGCCCCGGCTCCCACCGCTTTGGGCGCCCAGGCGCAGCCAACCATCAGACCATCCGGATAAGGGCTTGTTCCCCCGGGCGAAGCCTGGCGCCCGGGGGGACGCCCAAAACATCGCACAGGCCGGCCTCGTATTGTGTGGCCCATGTTCATCGTCGCGGTGCTATGTCTGTGTGCCGCGGCTGTGATCGCGGGGCTCGGCGTATGGCTGCTGACCCGCCCGCGGTCGGCTGACCCCGCGTCGGGTGATCCCAAGCGCCAGGTGCTTCGCGGCGTCGCACCCACTCAACTCGCCGCCGCCGCAATGCTCGCGTCGGCCGGCGTTGTCGCGCTTTCGAGCCGCCCCGACACCGCACTCGTCGTGGTCATCGTGTGCGTGATCGGCGCCGTGAGCACCGTCGCGGCCGGCTGCTGGCAGGCGGCCAAGGTCATCGCGAGCCGGGAACAGGCCGATCGGGCTGCGAGTGCGGCGGCCGACGGTTGCGGAGACGCCTGCGCCACCTGCACGCTCTCCTGCAGCTGAACGTACTGGCGCCGCGCGGGTTTCAGTTGCGGCTGATGTCTATCGGGTGTGTGGCGAGCAGCGACAGCGGTAGGGGCTGACGCCGGAGAACCCTGGCCCACAGATCGTTGCGCGGTTCGGAGAGTACGTCAGACGGCATCGCGGACAGCACAATCCAGTCGTCGCGTTCGATCTCGCCTTCCAGCTGACCGATCGTCCACCCCGAGTAGCCCGCGAAGATTCGGACTCCTTCGATCACCGGAGCAACCGCGTCGGGATCGGCGTCCAGATCCACCATCGCCATGCGGCCCTGCACATGTCGCAGGCCGGGCAGACCGGCCGGATCGACACCGACCCGCATCGTCGCCAGACACAGCGCGGCGTCGCGCTTGACGGGTCCTCCGATGAACATGGTTTTCGGTTTGGTGGCCAGCTTCGCCCATTGCGGAAGCACGTTGTACACCGCGGTCTCGCTGGGCCGGTTCAGCACCACACCGAGCGTGCCGCCGTCGTTGTGCTCGACGATGTAGATGACGCTGCGCCGAAACGTCGGTTCCAGTAGATCGGTGTTGGCGAGCAACAGTGTGCCCGCCCGGACCCGGTGTTTGGCAGGCGCGACGAAGTCCTCCGGATCCTCAGAATGCGCCATCCCTCCATCATCGCATCAGCAACCGGCCAACGTGGTGAACAAACCTCGGCCGCGGCGATATTTGTACTGTGGATCGGGGGCCGCCGAACATGATCGGCGAAGGTCGCCCCGCGATGCAACAGGACGGGATTTCCGTGGTCGACGTACGTGCGCCGCTCGCGCTGTGGCGCTCGGTGCGCGCCCTTCCCGAGTTTCGGCGGCTACTCGAGCTGCGACTCGTCAGCCAGTTCGGTGACGGCCTGTTCGCCGCGGGCCTGGCGGGTGGGCTGTTGTTCAGCACCGAACGGGCCGCGACGCCGTGGGCCATCGCCGGCTCGTTCGCCGTGCTCTATCTGCCGTACTCACTGCTCGGCCCCTTCGCCGGCGCGCTGCTGGACCGGTGGGACCGACGCCTGGTGCTCGTCGGCGCCAACATCGGGCGCCTGTTGATGGTGCTGGTCGTCGCGTGGCTGTTGGTGGTCAGCGCACACGAGCTGGCAATCCTGGTCGCGGCGTTGATCGTCAACGGGTTCACCCGCTTCGTCTCTTCGGGTCTATCGGCGGCGCTGCCGCACGTGGTGCCACGCGAGCAGGTGGTGTCGATGAACTCGATCGCCACCGCGACGGGCGGGGCAGCGGCATTCCTCGGCGCCATCTTAATGCTCGTGCCGCGCTGGCTGTTCGGGGCCAACGACGTTGGCGCCGCAGCAATCATCTTTCTCGTGTCGGTCCCGGTTGGGATTGCATTGTGGCTTTCGTGGCGCTTTACCCCACACCTGCTCGGCCCCGACGACAGCAAGCGCGCGATCCACGGATCGGTCGTCTATGCGGTGGCCACCGGTTGGGTGCACGGCGCCCGCACCGTCGCCGCAGTCCCGTCGGTGGCCGCGACGCTGGCCGGGCTGGCCGCACACCGCATGGTGCTCGGAATCAACAGCCTGCTGGTGCTCGTGCTCGTCCGACATACCGATGCCCCGGACGTCGCGGGTCTCGGGACGACGGCGTTGTTCTTCGCCGCCGTCGGCATCGGACAGTTCCTCGCCGCTGCGCTCATGCCGATCGCGGTCACCCGGTGGGGCCGGTACGCGACGGCCAACGGGGCATTGGCCATCGCCGCGGTGATTCAGGTGGCGGGGTCCGGTCTGCAACTGCCGGTGATGATGGTGTGCGGCTTCCTTCTCGGCCTCGCGGGCCAGGTGGTCAAGCTCTGCGCCGACAGTGCGATGCAGCTCGACGTCGACGATGCGCTGCGCGGGCATGTGTTCACCGTCCAGGACGCGCTGTTCTGGATTGCGTTCATCATCGCGGTGACAGCGGCGGCCGCGGTAATGCCGCCCGGGGGTCACCAACCCGTGCTGGCCCTCGCCGGTGCCGGTGTCTACCTGCTCGGACTGGCCGCGCACGCCGCGCTCGGACGTCGAACTCGCCGCTCGGGCTAAGGTGACCGGCATGGCTGGTGCCGAGCCTATGGTGGCCGATCTGCGCGCCGAGAGCGACGAACTCGACGCGCTGGTGGCCGACCTTCCCGCCGCGCGCTGGGCTGACTCCACACCCTCAGCCGGGTGGACGATCGCCCATCAGATCGCCCACCTGTTGTGGACCGACCGCGTCGCGTTCACCGCCGTCACCGACGAGGCCGGCTTCGCCGCTGTACTGACCGAGGCGGCCAAGAACCCGTCCGGATTCGTCG is part of the Mycolicibacterium tusciae JS617 genome and encodes:
- the ggh gene encoding glucosylglycerate hydrolase is translated as MAHDSSFAPTQLAARAAYLLRGNDLGTMTTAAPLLYPHMWSWDAAFVAIGLAPLSVERAVVELDTLLSAQWANGMIPHIVFANGVDGYFPGPARWATSALAVNAPRIRHTSGITQPPVHAIAVQRILDHARSRGRSTRAVAEAFLDRRWADLVQWHRWLAEARDPRSRGRVTLYHGWESGMDNSPRWDSAYANVVPGRVPEYQREDNAIVTDASQRPSDIEYDRYLWLLEEMKSARYDDELLPKVMSFAVEDVFVSAILAVACDVLAEIGEDYKRPHADVRDLSSWAERFRKGVVETTDERNGAARDYDLRTEKWVATETVAQFAPLLCGGLPHEKERALLRLLEGPRFCGHPDLKFALIPTTSPVSRDFRSREYWRGPVWPVTTWLFSWCFARRGWAERSSILRREGLRQVSDGTFAEYYEPFTGEPLGSMQQSWTAAAVLDWLG
- a CDS encoding SDR family oxidoreductase, with the protein product MPSAMITGASRGLGPAVAAALAPTHTLFLAGRPSAELDAVAEEFGATTWPVDFNDPDAIAAAVEPIVELDVLIHNAGVAYPATVAESTVDEWQDTMTVNVIGPVALTLPLLPALRSAGGHVVFVNSGAGINASPGLASYTASKFALRGFANSLRNDEPSLRVTSVHPGRIATEMQERLVAYEGREYAPAQFLSPQTVAKVIADAVNAPRDAHIHEVIVRHR
- the leuS gene encoding leucine--tRNA ligase, with protein sequence MAGLYPVQVTDSPDAGIDVPPHRYTAELAGRIEHAWQQRWADSGTFNVPNPVGSLSEPDRALPADKMFVQDMFPYPSGEGLHVGHPLGYIATDVYARYYRMAGRNVLHALGFDAFGLPAEQYAIQTGTHPRTRTEANIVNFRRQLGRLGLGHDARRSFSTTDVDFYKWTQWIFLQIYNAWFDPSADKARPIAELIAELDSGSRTLDDGRVWSELSADERADAVDSYRLVYRADSMVNWCPGLGTVLANEEVTSDGRSDRGNFPVFRKRLRQWMMRITVYSDRLLDDLDLLDWPDKVKTMQRNWIGRSTGAAVQFATEAGDIEVFTTRPDTLFGATYLVLAPEHELVDVLVAAQWPGDVDSRWTFGAASPADAVAAYRASVAAKSDLERQENKSKTGVFLGAYATNPANGEQIPVFIADYVLLGYGTGAIMAVPGHDQRDWEFASEFGLPIIEVIGGGSVSDAAYSGDGELVNSDYLNGLSVASAKEAITNRLVADGRGQSRVEYKLRDWLFARQRYWGEPFPIVYDADGRAHPLPDSALPVELPDLPDYAPSQFDPDDADSEPSPPLGKATDWVNVEMDLGDGLQPYTRDTNVMPQWAASSWYELRYTDPHNQDELCAKENEAYWMGPRPAEHGPKDPGGVDLYVGGVEHAVLHLLYCRFWHKVLYDLGHVSSREPYRRLINQGYIQAFAYTDSRGSYVPAAEVVERQGKFFWASPTGEIEVFQEFGKIGKSLKNSVSPDEICDHYGADTLRVYEMSMGPLEASRPWATKDVVGAYRFLQRVWRLVVDEQTGSERSGAHQALEDDTLRLLHRTIAGVSDDYTNLRNNTAAAKLIEYTNHLTKQGVTARAALEPLVLMVAPLAPHLAEELWQRLGHGTSLAHGPFPVADPQYLVEDTVELPVQVNGKVRGRITVAADAAADTLEAAALADPKVQEFLGGATPKKVIVVAGRLVNIVA
- a CDS encoding LpqN/LpqT family lipoprotein — protein: MNENARRWRTPATSVAAATVGVFMLAGATASAQPAQPLPPQPGPSVVTQSAATPNTALTPAVPNTALTVPATPQTALTPAVPNAALTQPAVAAAAAPGGIATPQVGVPAQAAITPATAGTVYDFFRDKGVALEPQVSQDFKALNIVLPMPRGWAHVPDPNVTDAFAVIADRVGGNGLYSSNAQVQVYKLVGEFDPREAISHGFVDSQQLPAWRSTNGSMGEVGGMTMSTIEGTYRENSMTLDTSRRHVIATNGPDKYLVSLAVTTSEDQVVAAGEATDAIVNGFKVSIPAPPGATPPAAPAAAPAAPAPAVAVAPAPTALGAQAQPTIRPSG
- a CDS encoding YqgE/AlgH family protein, coding for MAHSEDPEDFVAPAKHRVRAGTLLLANTDLLEPTFRRSVIYIVEHNDGGTLGVVLNRPSETAVYNVLPQWAKLATKPKTMFIGGPVKRDAALCLATMRVGVDPAGLPGLRHVQGRMAMVDLDADPDAVAPVIEGVRIFAGYSGWTIGQLEGEIERDDWIVLSAMPSDVLSEPRNDLWARVLRRQPLPLSLLATHPIDISRN
- a CDS encoding MFS transporter, encoding MVDVRAPLALWRSVRALPEFRRLLELRLVSQFGDGLFAAGLAGGLLFSTERAATPWAIAGSFAVLYLPYSLLGPFAGALLDRWDRRLVLVGANIGRLLMVLVVAWLLVVSAHELAILVAALIVNGFTRFVSSGLSAALPHVVPREQVVSMNSIATATGGAAAFLGAILMLVPRWLFGANDVGAAAIIFLVSVPVGIALWLSWRFTPHLLGPDDSKRAIHGSVVYAVATGWVHGARTVAAVPSVAATLAGLAAHRMVLGINSLLVLVLVRHTDAPDVAGLGTTALFFAAVGIGQFLAAALMPIAVTRWGRYATANGALAIAAVIQVAGSGLQLPVMMVCGFLLGLAGQVVKLCADSAMQLDVDDALRGHVFTVQDALFWIAFIIAVTAAAAVMPPGGHQPVLALAGAGVYLLGLAAHAALGRRTRRSG